From the genome of Haloarcula taiwanensis:
GAGCTCTGGCGAGCACAGTCCGAGCTTCGTGGCTACCGTCGTGAGGCCCGGAAGCTGCTGGGCAGCGCCGGCGAGCACGAGACTGAGTCCGAGGAGTTCCTCGCTCGGCTCAAGCGCTACGGCATCCTCAACGAGCAGGACCAGCTCGACGACGTGCTGTCGCTCGACGTGACCGACGTGCTGGAACGCCGCCTGCAGACGGTCGTTTACCGCAAGGGCTACGCGAACACGCCCGAGCAGGCCCGCCAGTTCATCGTCCACGGACACATCGTGCTGGACGACGCTCGAGTTACCCGACCCGGAATGACGGTGGAGACCGCCGTCGAGAGCTCGGTCGGCTTCGACGAGCACAGCTCGCTGTCGGACGAACTCCACCCTGAGCGCGCGGAGGCCCAAGAATGAGCGAAGACACCGAAGACATCTGGGGCATCGCCCACGTGCACGCATCGTTTAACAACACGATCATCACCATCACCGACCAGACCGGGGCAGAGACGCTCGCAAAGAGCTCCGGCGGGACGGTCGTCAAGCAGAATCGCGACGAGGCGTCGCCGTACGCGGCGATGCAGATGGCTGAGGTCGTTGCGGAGAAGGCCCTCGACCGTGGCGTCGAAGGCGTCGACGTTCGGGTCCGCGGTCCCGGCGGCAACCTCCAGACCTCGCCCGGCCCGGGTGCGCAGGCGACAATCCGCGCACTCGCCCGAGCGGGTCTGGAGATCGGTCGCATCGAGGACGTCACGCCGACCCCGCACGACGGTACTCGTGCACCCAAGAACTCCGGATTCTAACCAATGACACAGGACTACGAGGTTGAGTTCGTCGAACGCGGCGAGCGCGAGGCCCGCATCCTCGTGCGCGGCATCACGCCAGCTTTCGCCAACGGCATCCGGCGAGCGATGGTCGCGGACGTACCGACGTTCAGTATCGATACCGTCCGCGTCATCGAGAACACCAGCGTGATGTTCAACGAGCAGATCGGTCTCCGACTGGGACTGGTCCCGCTGACGACCGACCTCGACGACTTCGAGATCGGCGACGAGGTGACGTTGTCGCTGTCCGTCGACGGGCCGGCCACGGCCTACTCCAGTGACCTCGTTTCCTCGGACCCGATGGTCGAGGCCGCTGACGACAACATCCCGATCATCGATCTCAAGGAGGGCCAACGTCTTGAAGTCGAGGCCGACGCCGTCCTCGACACCGGTCGGGAACACGCCAAACATCAGGGTGGCGTGGCCGTCGGCTACCGACACCTCCAGCAGGTGGAGGTCGTCGGCGACCTCGGCGAGTTCGAGGACGACGATCCGAACATCCTGCGTGGCGTCATCGAAGAGCAGGCGGCCGAACACGCCGCCGGCGACGCCACCAACGGCGAACTCGTCGCGACAGACGAGTTCGACAACGACCTCCGGAACCGCTACCCCGGCAAAGATGTCGAGGTTTCAGACGTGCCGAACGCGTTCGTGTTCCACGTCGAGACGGACGGGTCGTTCACCACCGAGGAACTGGTCCTGCGCGCGGTCGAGACGCTGCGTGACCGCGCGACCGAACTGAAAGACGCAGTCCAGCTGTAACGATACAATGCCCCGATACACCCCACCACGGCCGATGACCGCCCGCTCCCCGAGCGCGAGGACCGAAAGGGGTTTTACGGGGCACGCAAAACGAACAATCGCGCGCAGGGATAGCCAAGTTTGGCCAACGGCGCAGCGTTCAGGGCGCTGTCCCGTAGGGGTCCGCAGGTTCAAATCCTGCTCCCTGCACTTTTCCCACAACGGAGGAATCATATGAGTAAGACGAACCCGAGACTCAGTAGTCTCATCGCCGACCTGAAGTCAGCCGCCCGCAGTTCGGGCGGTGCTGTCTGGGGCGACGTCGCCGAGCGCTTAGAAAAGCCACGGCGCACACACGCGGAAGTCAACCTCGGCCGTATCGAACGATACGCCCAGGAAGACGAGACCGTGGTCGTGCCCGGCAAGGTGCTTGGCTCCGGTGTCCTGCAGAAGGACGTCACCGTCGCCGCTGTCGACTTCTCCGGAACCGCCGAGACGAAGATCGACCAGGTTGGAGAGGCTGTATCACTCGAACAGGCAATCGAAAACAACCCAGAAGGCTCCCACGTCCGGGTGATCCGATGAGCGTCGCAGAGTTCGACGCGGATGTCATCGTCGACGCCCGCGACTGTATCATGGGCCGCGTCGCATCACAGGTCGCCGAACAGGCACTCGACGGCGAGACGGTCGCCGTCGTCAACGCTGAACGCGCCGTGATCACCGGCCGAGAGGAGCAGATAACGGAGAAGTACAAGAAACGCGTCGACATCGGTAACGACAACGGGTACTTCTACCCCAAGCGACCGGACGGCATCTTCAAGCGCACCATCCGTGGCATGCTGCCCCACAAGAAGCAGCGTGGCCGCGAGGCGTTCGAGAACGTCCGTGTCTACCTCGGCAACCCGTACGACGAGGACGGCGAGGTTCTAGACGGCACGTCGCTTGACCGACTGTCGAACATCAAGTTCGTCACGCTGGGCGAAATCAGCGAAACGCTTGGAGCGAACAAGACATGGTAACGAACACGTCTGGCAAGAAGAAGACCGCCGTCGCCCGCGCGACCGTACGCGAGGGCGAGGGCCGCGTGCGTATCGACTCGCAGCCGGTCGAACTCGTCGACCCCGAGCTGGCGCAGCTCAAGATGCTGGAACCGTTCCGCATCGCCGAGGACGACCTCCGCGGCGAAGTCGACGTCGAGGTGTCCGTCGAAGGTGGCGGCGTCATGGGGCAGGCAGACGCCGCCCGAACCGCCATCGCTCGCGGCCTCGTCGACCACACCAACGACGCCGAACTCCGCGACGCGTTCATGGAGTTCGACCGCTCGCTGCTGGTCAACGACGTTCGCCAGTCCGAACCCAAGAAGTGGGGCGGCCCCGGTGCGCGGGCCCGCTACCAGAAATCGTACCGCTAAGGTGATACAGGTATGATGGTACCGGTTCGGTGTTTCACGTGCGGTAACGTCGTCGGCGAACACTGGGAGGAGTTCAAAGCACGCACCCGCGAGGCCGAGGAGCCAGAGGACCCGGAGAAGGTCCTCGACGAACTCGGCGTCGAGCGGCACTGCTGTCGCCGGATGCTCGTCTCGCACAAAGACCTCGTCGACATCGTCTCACCCTACCAATGAACGCACAGGAAAGCCGCTACGAGAAGGCCCGCAAACTCGGCGCACGAGCGCTGCAGTTGGCCCACGGTGCTCCCGTGCTCATAGAGACGGAACACACCCAGCCGATACTCATCGCCGCCGAGGAGTACGACGCTGGCGTCCTACCGTTTACGGTCAACAGGAGTGACTAACGATGACGCTCATCACTGACATCCGACTCCGCCGCGTCCTCGACTCCCGCGGGAACGCGACCGTCGAGGCCGACGTTCTCACCGAGAGTGGGGGCTTCGGTCGTGGCAAGGCACCGAGCGGCGCAAGCACGGGCGAGTACGAGGCCATCGAACTCCCCGCCAACGAGGCCATCGCCAACGCCCGCGAGGAAGCACTCCCGCGGCTCATCGGCGAAGTCCACGCCGGGAACCAGCGCGACGTCGACGCGGCGCTCCACGCCGCTGACGGTACCGACGACTTCTCCGGTATCGGAGCCAACAGCGCCGTCGCCATCTCTATGGCGGCCGCGAAGGCCGGTGCCGACGTGCTCGGCGCGCCGCTGTACCAGCACCTCGGCGGCACATTCCGGGGCAACGAGTACCCGACGCCGCTGGGCAACATCATCGGTGGCGGCGAGCACGCCGCGGACGCGACCAACATCCAGGAGTTCCTCGCGGCCCCTGTCGGCGCACCGAGTGTCGAGGAGGCCGTCTTCGCCAACGCTGCGGTCCACCAGGAGGTCCACGACATTCTGGCCGACCGCGACCTGCCAGCGGGCAAGGGCGACGAAGGCGCTTGGGCACCGTCCGTCTCGGACGACGAAGCGTTCGAGATCATGGACGAGGCCGTCGAAGCTGTCGCCGACGACTTTGGCTTCGCAATCTCCTTTGGCCTTGACGTCGCCGGCGCGGAACTCTACGACGACGAGGCGGACGGCTACGTCTACGACGACGGCGTCAAATCCACCGAAGAGCAGATCGAGTACATCGCCGGGAAGGTCGAGGAGTACGACCTCGTCTACGTCGAGGACCCCCTCGACGAGAACGACTACGAGGCCTTTGCGGACCTGACCGCACAGGTCGGGGACCAGACGCTCGTCTGTGGCGACGACCTGTTCGTTACGAACGTCGAGCGCCTGCAGGCCGGTATCAACGCCGACGCCGGGAACTCCATCCTGATCAAGCCGAACCAGATCGGGACGCTCACCGACGCCGTCGACGCCATCGAACTGGCGACGGCAAGCGGCTACGAGTCCGTCGTTTCCCACCGCAGTGGTGAGACGGAAGACACGACAATTGCACACCTCGCTGTCGCCACTGACGCACCGTTCATCAAGACCGGCGCGGTCGGCGGCGAGCGCACAGCCAAGCTGAACGAACTAATCCGTATCGAGGACAACGCAGTATGAGCGGCAACGAAAAAGAAGGTCTCGACGCGTCCGATTCCGACTTCGACCCGTCCGAGGAGGACGACGAAGCGGTCGACGCGGAGACCGAAACGGAAGCCGAACAGCCCGCCGACGACGCCGAAGAGGCGACAGAGGCCGAACCAACTGACGAAAACACAGACGCCGACGAAGCGGCTGACGAGGCCGCCGGTCCACAGCTGGACGAGGACGTCATGCCCGACGAGCAGTCGGAGGCCGACCTCCTCATCCCCGTCGAGGACTACCTCGGCGCTGGTGTCCACATCGGGACCCAGCAGAAGACCCAGGACATGGAGCGGTTCATCCACCGCGTCCGGACCGACGGGCTGTACGTGCTGGACGTCTCGATGACCGACGAGCGTATCCGCACCGCCGCGGACTTCCTGGCCAACTACGAGCCGGAGCAGATTCTGGCCGCGTCGTCGCGCCAGTACGGCCGGTTCCCGGCCGAGAAGTTCGCCGAAGCCATCGGGGCGCGCGTCCGCACCGGCCGGTTCATCCCCGGCACGCTGACCAACCCCGACTACGACGGCTACATCGAGCCGGACATCGTGGTCGTCACTGACCCCATCGGTGACGCCCAGGCCGTCAAGGAGGCCATCACGGTCGGCATCCCGGTCATCGCGATGTGTGACTCCAACAACACCACGTCGAACGTCGACCTGGTCGTCCCGACGAACAACAAGGGGCGCAAGGCGCTGTCGGTCGTCTACTGGCTGCTGGCCAACGAGACGCTCGACCGCCGCGGTGCCGAGCCGACGTACGGACTCGACGACTTCGAGTCCGACCTCTAACGTCGCTGAACTGTTTCGTTTTCCGGCCCGCTGACCCACGAGTGACAACGCCGGTGTCGCCAACACAAGACCTACCACGGGGCCCGGAGTACCACCGGGAAATGGGAGAGGGAGACACGTTCGTCAACGCCGTCATCGGTGCCGTCGCGACCGCACTTCTGAGTGGGTTCGTCCCGCTCGCGCCGCTGCTCGGCGGTTGCATCGCCGGCTATCTTGAAGGGGGTGAGCGAGACGACGGAGTCCGCGTCGGACTGCTCTCGGGCGTCGTCGGGCTGGCGATTTCGCTAGTCTTCTTCGTTGTCGTGTTCGTCTTCCTGGCCGCGTTCCTGGCGGTCGTTCCCGAGGCGCTCGGTGTGTTCGGCGCGGCGGGCTTGTTCGTGCTCGTCCTGGGAACGATCACGGCGGCCGCGTATTTCCTCGGATTGAGCGCGGTCGGCGGCTGGCTGGGCAACTACGTCAAGTATGACACGACGTTCGGCGACTGACAGCCCGAAACTGTCGGTAACTACATCAATCGAGAGCGCACTACGAGCAACGCGTATGCGTGAGTCGGTGACCAACGCTGGTATCGGGGCACTCGTCACGATTGCGCTGTCGTTCGTTCCCTTTTCGTCGGTGGCTGGCGGCGCAGTGGCCGCGGCGAACCACGGCAGCGGCGGCTACCGGACGGGGCTCTGGCTGGGAACGCTTGCTGGCGTCTGTGCGATGGTTCCCTTGCTCGCGCTCTTCCTCCCGGCGCTGTACATCGCCGGCCTCCTCGGGTTCGGGATTCCACCCGGCGCACCGGGGTACGACCTGTTTCTGGCGCTCGTGTTCAGCTTCTTTCTGCTGTACACTGTCGGGCTCAGCGCCCTCGGTGGCCTCGGCGGCGTCTGGGTATCGGTACACACCAGCTGGGACATAGACGCCGACCGCTGGCTCTGAACCGCGCGCTTCCAGCCATTTGGCACACCATTCAAGCGTGTTCGACACTAACAGTAGTCGATGTCAAAGACGCCGCCCGGACCGAAGGGCGAACCGCTGTTCGGCAGTAGTCGCACGTACGCTCGGGACCCGTTCCGGTTCATCTCAGCGCTGGAGCGGGCCTATGGTGATGTTGCCCGCTTCGACATGGGGCCGATGGATACGGTCATGCTGTGTGACCCAACGGCAATCGAGCGGGTACTGGTTTCAGAGGCCGAGCGGTTCCGCAAACCCGACTTTCAGGGAGATGCGCTCGGGGACCTGCTGGGAGACGGACTGCTGTTGAGTGAAGGCGAAACGTGGGAGCAGCAGCGAAAGCTCGCCAATCCAGCGTTCTCGATGGCTCGACTTTCGGGGATGGCTGACCGCATCACCGGCCACGCGGAGGACCGCATCGCCGACTGGTCTCACGGCGATGTTATCGACGCCGAGCAGTCGATGACCCGAGTGACGCTGGACGTGATCTTGGACCTGATGATGGGCGTCGAACTCTCCGAACAGCGAGTCCGCACAATCGAGGAACAACTGTTGCCACTGGGCCAGCGGTTCGAGCCCGACCCCATTCGGTTCGCCATGCCACAGTGGATGCCGATGCCTGACGACGCCGAGTTCAATCGCGCCGTGCGGACGCTGGACGAGGTGCTGGACGACATCATCGAGGTCCGCGAGGACTCGGTCGGGACAGCTGAAGACGGTCCGATGGACTTCCTGTCGGTACTCCTGCGTGCCCGCGACGAGGGGAATCAGTCGCCCGAGCAACTGCGCGATGAGATGATGACAATGCTGCTTGCGGGCCACGACACGACGGCGCTGACGCTGACCTACACCTGGTTCCTGCTGTCGGAACACCCTGAAGTCGAACAGCGAGTCCACGAGGAACTGGACGATGTTGTCGGCGACGACCGGCCGGGGATGGAACACGTCCGCGAACTGGACTACCTCGAATGGGTAATTCAGGAAGCGATGCGACTCTACCCGCCCGTGTACACCATTTTCCGGGAGCCGACAGAGGACGTGACGCTGTCCGGCTACGATGTCGAGGCCGGGACGACGCTGATGGTTCCACAGTGGGGCGTCCACCGATCCGAACGGTTCTACGACGACCCCGAGTCGTTCGACCCGGAGCGCTGGAAGCCCGAGCGAGCGAGCGAGCGGCCGCGGTTCGCCTACTTCCCGTTCGGTGGCGGCCCGCGTCACTGCATCGGGAAGCACCTCGCAATGCTCGAAGCACAGCTCATCACCGCAACGACGGCCAGTCAGTACCGACTGGAGTTCCAAGGCGAGACGCCGCTGGAGTTGCTACCGTCGCTGACTGCCCATCCCCGGCAGGAAATGTCGATGCGAGTGCAGGAGCGGTAGCGCGGACTCCGACGGGACTACTCCGACGTCACTGTTGCCTCCCGCAGTGGGCGCTCTACGTGACCGTCGGCGAACTGTCCGGCGGCGGCATCCGCCTCGACTTCGCCGATGTCGACACCGTTTCTGCATCGTATTCCGACAGCCGTCCTGACCATCGACTCCGAAAACGCCTAACGCCCTGGGTGCACACGGGCGGGTATGGTCACGTCGAGCGCTCCCGGAAAAGTGTATCTGTTCGGGGAGCACGCAGTCGTCTACGGCGAGCCGGCGGTGCCCTGCGCCATCGAGCGGCGGGTGCACGTGACGGCAACTGAAATCGACGAGGGGTTACGCATCCACGCAAATGACTTGCAACTGGACGGTTTTACCGTCGAATACTCCGGTGACGGAGAGAGCCATCCAGACGTGGACGTCGCTGAATCGCTTGTCGAGGCTGGCATGGGATACGTCAACGAGGCGGTGGCACAGGCCCGCGACGCGGCCGACGCGCCGGATGCGGGCTTCGAGATCTCTGTTGAGGGCGACATCCCGCTCGGCGCGGGGCTGGGGTCGTCGGCCGCGCTCGTCGTCGCGGCGATAGACGCGGCAACCAGAGAACTCGGCGTCGAACTGCCGGCGAGCGGAATCGCCGACCGCGCCTACCAGGTCGAACATGAGGTACAGGACGGGCAAGCCTCGCGGGCGGATACGTTCTGCTCAGCCATGGGCGGGGCGGTCCGCGTGGAGGGCGACGACTGCCGGCGGCTGGACGGCATCGACACGCTCCCCTTCGTCATCGGTTACGACGGCGGGGCCGGCGACACCGGGGCGCTGGTTGCCGGCGTCCGAGACCTCCGCGAGGAGTACGACTTCGCCGCCGACACCGTCGCGACAATCGGCGATATCGTCCGCGAGGGCGAGGCGGTGCTGGGAACGGGCGACTACGAACGGCTCGGGGAGCTGATGGATTTCAACCACGGCTTGCTTTCGGCGCTGGGCGTCTCCTCGCGGTCGCTGGACTCGATGGTGTGGGCGGCCCGCGACGCTGACGCACACGGCGCGAAACTCACCGGGGCCGGCGGCGGCGGCTGTATCGTCGCACTGGACGAGACGGACGACGCACTCACGGCGCTGAAGTACACGCCGGGGTGTGAGGATGTCTTCCGGGCCGAACTGGACACCGACGGGGTCCGGCAGGAATGACGGTCGTCCTCAAACTCGGGGGGAGTGTCATCACACAAAAAGACGAGCCCGAGACGGTCGACCGGGCCGCCCTGTCGGACGCGGTGTCTGCCATCGCCGAGTCGGCGGTCGGCGACGACATCGTCGTCGTTCACGGCGGCGGGAGCTTCGGTCACCATCACGCCGCCGAATACGGCGTCAGCACGACCGAAGGGACCCACGACGGTGACGGTGTCCGGGCTATCCACGGGGCGATGTGTCGGCTCAACGCCGCTGTCGTTGAAGCACTCACTGACGCGGGTGTGCCGGCGGTTCCGGTCCACCCGTTCTCGGCGGCCGCACGCGACGCCGACGGCGGCCTCTCCCTGCCGACGGCACAGGTCACGACGCTTCTCGGTGAGGGGTTCGTCCCGGTTCTCCACGGTGACCTCGTCGCACACGCCGGTGCGGGCGCGACGGTCCTGAGCGGCGACGAACTGGTCGTCGAACTCGCGCCGGCCGTCAACGCCGACCGCGTCGGCGTCTGCTCGACTGTTTCCGGCGTTCTCGATGACGACGGGACAGTCATCGACCGTATCGAGACGTTCGAGGCCGTCGCATCGGCACTGGGCGAGAGCGAGGCGACGGACGTGTCGGGTGGGATGGCCGGCAAAGTACGTGCGCTGCTTGCGCTCTCCGCCCCTGCCCTCGTGTTCGGTCCCGATGCGTTGCCGGCCTTTCTCGCCGGCGAGAGTCCGGGGACGACCATTGCTGGTGGAGACGCCGACTGACTTGTCGTCAACAGCCCCGTCCCAGGGCACGCTGTAGTCGATGTCGACCCAAGACTTGCTGCTGAAGCGGTATCACTGCTTGACTTCGGCAGACTGGTAGCTTAAATATCACTTCAGCAACTGTCGTAACATATTTGTCCTCTGTTAGCAATTATGCGACTATGTCTGCAGTAGGTCTGACCGACGTCTATCGATACGGAACGAGGTTTCTTGGGACATTGCTTGTCGTCGCCGGCGTCGGTGGCGGCCTCATCGCTGCAGGGTACGTGTTGATACAGAACGGCTCGCTCCGCTCACTTTCGGGGACCGCGGGCTATCGTGCGGTACTCGGCATTGTCGTCGGTGCGCTCGGTGGGCTCCTGTTGCTCTCCGGCTTGCTTGGCCTGACTCACAAGCTCATCGCCGACGCGACGATGGCGGGTACGCTCGCGGCACAGACAGCACAGCGTGATGCGGGCGATGTGCCAGCTGCCAGTTCCTCAGCGAGCGACCAGACAGCGACTGGCACTGTCGAAGGTAACGCTGCGCCCGCTACCGAATCGACTTCGAAGTCCGACGAGCCCACGCCGGAGCCGGCTGAGTCTGATCCGGCGGTTTCACAGAGCACCGGTCCGGCTGCTGCCCCGACGGCTGTCGAGCCGGCGACTGACCAGTCCGAAGTGTCGGAACCGGTCGCTGACTCCGAGCCAAACGCCGACCCAGCCGGTGAATCGGGAATCCACGCGCCCGAACAGCACCACTCCGACCAGTCTGACACAGCAGCGCCGTCTGCTACGTCCGAGACTGCGGCGACCGGGACTGATGACACTGCGGTGTCGGCGGCCGACGAGAATCCGCCGGCGGATGCTGACTCGGTGACGGCCGCTGAGCCGGTGGCAGACGATGTGCCGGCGACAGATACGGACCGTCGTGATGCCGATGACACTCCGGAACCACCGTCGGCCGACGAGACGATGGCCCCGGCGACAGATGGAGAGACAGCCCCGGCAGCGCAGGATGACCAGATATCGGAGCCACAGCCAGCTGAAAACGCTGCCGGACCAGAATCTCAGACAGTGGACGACACCACTGCGGAGCCATCTCCGGCGGAGTTCCCCGACGATTCGGACCCGGTCGCACCTCAGTCCGAACCCAGCGAGCAGTCGGACCGTGATTTGCTCGCTGAGGACGCCACCGAAGAACCCGAACCGAGTACGGAACCACAGGAATGGACGCCGCCGGACCCTGCGGAGTTCGACACGCAGAGCGAGGACCCCGCGGCGGCTGACGACTGGGAAGGGGACGAGCCAGCACCGGCCGACGACTGGGAAGGGGACGAGCCAGCACCGGCCGACGACTGGGAAACTGAACCCGAAGCCGATACCGAACCCACTGGCGTCGACTCAGCCGGTGCTGACGAAGCGGATCAGCACGACGCCGTGACTCGAGACACCCGACTACTCGATGAAGCTGGTGAGACGGACACGTCCGGTGGCCCACGGACGACGGACGACCTGTTCGGTGGCGCTGATACCGAACACTCTGGAACCGACGCTGACGAGAGCGTGCAGGGCGAGTCGAAGTCACAGGACACAGAGACGACCGCTGATGATGACTCGACGCTCGCGGACGACGGTGTCACTGGCTTCGATGTCTCCGGTGATGACGACCCGCTCTCGGACCCCTTAGACGACGAGTAGCGACGAACCCACACCGTTTTAAGAAGCGCCGTTGTAGACCGACGTAACCGAGCGCACGGCCGCCCGTGGACTGCGGTTCGGCGGCCGGCAGACGGCGGATGTAAGTTGCGGGACGGAAGTCCCTCCCACTGCGGTTGCACAGGCTACGGGCGTACCCGACTGGCCTGGAGCGCCGACGCGGACGAAGTCGCCTACATTGCAGATACCGTCGTTGCCGTGCCCCACCGGATGCCCGCGGCCGGCTTTCCACTCGGAGCTACAACCATGGAAGTCGAAATTGCGACAATTGGCGGTTACGAGGCTGTAGGCCGACAGATGACGGCCGTCCGTGCAGGGGACGACGTCGTCATCTTCGACATGGGCCTGAACCTCTCGAAGGTACTGATTCACGACAACGTCGAGACGGAACGGATGCACTCGCTGGACCTCATCGACATGGGTGCCATCCCGGACGACCGGGTCATGTCCGACCTGGAGGGCGACGTGAAGGCTATCGTGCCGACACACGGTCACCTCGACCACATCGGCGCGATATCCAAGCTCGCCCACCGCTACGACGCACCTATCGTCGCGACGCCGTTTACTATCGAACTCGTCAAACAGCAGATCAAGAGCGAGGAGAAGTTTGGCGTCCAGAACGACCTCGTCAAGATGGACGCCGGCGAGACGATGTCCATCGGCGAGCGCAACGAGCTTGAGTTTGTCAACGTCACTCACTCCATCATCGACGCCATCAACCCAGTCCTCCACACGCCGGAGGGTGCGGTCGTCTACGGACTTGACAAGCGGATGGACCACACGCCGGTCATCGGCGACCCGATCGACATGAAGCGGTTCCGAGAGATCGGCCGCGAAGGCGAGGGCGTCCTCTGTTACATCGAGGACTGTACGAACGCGGGCAAAAAGGGCCGCACGCCTTCCGAGTCCGTCGCGCGTCGCCACCTCAAGGACGTGATGGACAGCGTCGCCGACTACGACGGCGGCATCGTCGCGACGACGTTCTCCTCGCACATCGCCCGCGTGAAGAGCCTCGTCGAGTTCGCCGACGACATCGGACGCCAGCCGGTGCTGCTGGGCCGCTCGATGGAGAAGTACTCCGGGACAGCGGAGCGACTGGACTTCGTCGACTTCCCGGAGGACCTCGGGATGTACGGCCACCGCAAGTCCGTCGACCGGACGTTCAAGCGCATCATGAACGAGGGCAAGGAGAACTTCCTCCCCATCGTCACCGGCCATCAGGGCGAACCGCGCGCGATGCTCACACGCATGGGCCGGGGCGAGACGCCCTACGAGCTAGACGACGGCGACAAGGTCCTGTTCTCGGCCCGGGTCATCCCGGAGCCGACCAACGAGGGCCAGCGCTACCAGTCCGAGAAGCTCCTGGGCATGCA
Proteins encoded in this window:
- a CDS encoding ribonuclease J; the protein is MEVEIATIGGYEAVGRQMTAVRAGDDVVIFDMGLNLSKVLIHDNVETERMHSLDLIDMGAIPDDRVMSDLEGDVKAIVPTHGHLDHIGAISKLAHRYDAPIVATPFTIELVKQQIKSEEKFGVQNDLVKMDAGETMSIGERNELEFVNVTHSIIDAINPVLHTPEGAVVYGLDKRMDHTPVIGDPIDMKRFREIGREGEGVLCYIEDCTNAGKKGRTPSESVARRHLKDVMDSVADYDGGIVATTFSSHIARVKSLVEFADDIGRQPVLLGRSMEKYSGTAERLDFVDFPEDLGMYGHRKSVDRTFKRIMNEGKENFLPIVTGHQGEPRAMLTRMGRGETPYELDDGDKVLFSARVIPEPTNEGQRYQSEKLLGMQGARIYDDIHVSGHLREEGHYEMIDALQPKNIIPAHQSLEGFAPYVDLAEDMGYKAGRDLHITRNGNMIKLTE
- a CDS encoding acetylglutamate kinase — encoded protein: MTVVLKLGGSVITQKDEPETVDRAALSDAVSAIAESAVGDDIVVVHGGGSFGHHHAAEYGVSTTEGTHDGDGVRAIHGAMCRLNAAVVEALTDAGVPAVPVHPFSAAARDADGGLSLPTAQVTTLLGEGFVPVLHGDLVAHAGAGATVLSGDELVVELAPAVNADRVGVCSTVSGVLDDDGTVIDRIETFEAVASALGESEATDVSGGMAGKVRALLALSAPALVFGPDALPAFLAGESPGTTIAGGDAD